From the genome of Ralstonia pickettii, one region includes:
- a CDS encoding M20/M25/M40 family metallo-hydrolase, with product MTQAQLANPGIDADIRAFVESAHAQQIDFLRELVKVPSDNPSGDCAPHAARAKALLEALGLTVEAHAVPQAQVRAVGMVSATNLIVRHTFGSGGPTVAMNAHGDVVPPGLGWTHDPYGGEIVETEHGPTMFGRGVAVSKSDFATYTWALLALIDAEKRGAKLNGTVELHFTYDEETGGDIGPKWLLDQGLSKPDYAISAGFAYGITSAHNGCLHVQVTVRGKQAHAAMPHTGIDAIEAATHILQAVYAYRAELATRTSSVPGIDHATLNVGLIQGGINTNVVPDLVTFRVDRRMIPEEAGRDAEGELRAVIEHAAAERPGIEVAVERILLAQPLAELPGVDALIGALRRNALAVFGGDVPVHGVPLYTDARHYTAHGVPTVLYGAGPRTLMEARGHNTDENLRLNDLRGATVVVGCAVGELLGG from the coding sequence ATGACCCAGGCCCAACTTGCGAATCCCGGCATCGATGCGGACATCCGCGCGTTTGTCGAATCGGCACACGCGCAGCAGATTGATTTCCTGCGCGAGCTGGTGAAAGTGCCGTCGGACAACCCGTCCGGCGATTGCGCCCCGCATGCCGCGCGCGCCAAGGCACTGCTGGAGGCACTGGGCCTGACGGTCGAGGCGCATGCCGTGCCGCAGGCGCAGGTACGTGCCGTCGGCATGGTCAGCGCCACCAACCTGATCGTGCGGCACACGTTCGGCAGCGGCGGCCCCACGGTCGCCATGAACGCACACGGTGATGTCGTCCCGCCCGGCCTGGGCTGGACGCACGACCCGTACGGCGGCGAGATCGTCGAGACCGAACACGGCCCCACCATGTTCGGCCGCGGCGTGGCGGTGTCCAAGTCGGACTTTGCCACCTACACGTGGGCGCTGCTTGCGCTGATCGACGCGGAAAAGCGTGGCGCGAAGCTCAATGGCACGGTCGAACTCCATTTCACCTACGACGAAGAAACCGGCGGCGATATCGGCCCGAAGTGGCTGCTCGACCAAGGCCTGAGCAAGCCCGATTACGCCATCTCCGCCGGCTTTGCCTATGGCATCACCTCGGCGCACAACGGCTGCCTGCACGTGCAGGTGACGGTGCGAGGCAAGCAGGCACACGCTGCCATGCCGCATACGGGCATCGACGCCATCGAGGCGGCCACGCATATCCTGCAAGCCGTGTATGCCTATCGCGCGGAACTCGCCACGCGCACATCCTCCGTGCCGGGCATCGACCACGCAACGCTCAACGTCGGGTTGATCCAGGGCGGCATCAACACCAACGTCGTGCCCGATCTGGTGACGTTCCGTGTAGACCGCCGGATGATTCCTGAAGAAGCCGGCCGCGATGCAGAAGGCGAACTGCGCGCCGTGATCGAGCACGCGGCTGCAGAACGGCCGGGGATCGAGGTTGCAGTGGAACGCATTCTCTTGGCACAGCCGCTTGCCGAATTGCCGGGCGTGGACGCCCTGATTGGCGCGCTACGGCGGAATGCGTTAGCGGTGTTCGGTGGCGATGTGCCGGTGCATGGCGTGCCGCTGTATACCGATGCGCGGCATTACACGGCGCATGGCGTGCCGACGGTTTTGTATGGGGCGGGCCCGCGGACGTTGATGGAGGCGCGGGGGCACAACACGGATGAAAACCTGCGGTTGAATGATCTGCGGGGCGCGACTGTGGTGGTGGGGTGTGCTGTGGGGGAGTTGTTGGGCGGGTGA
- a CDS encoding ureidoglycolate lyase: MSQETAARVALTIEPLTREAFAPFGDVIELEGAKQFPINQGTTIRFHDLANVDVGEGGRALISLFRGQPRTLPFEVKMLERHPRGSQAFIPQNDKPYLVVVAPAGELDPSKLRAFVSRGWQGVNYARGVWHHPLLALGEVSDFLVVDRGGEGHNCDEQDLAESVWLTAEAMQAAL; the protein is encoded by the coding sequence ATGAGCCAAGAGACCGCTGCACGCGTTGCACTGACCATCGAGCCGCTCACGCGCGAAGCCTTCGCACCGTTTGGCGATGTGATCGAGCTGGAAGGGGCCAAGCAATTCCCCATCAACCAGGGCACGACCATCCGCTTTCATGACCTCGCCAACGTGGATGTGGGCGAGGGCGGCCGCGCGCTGATCAGCCTGTTCCGTGGCCAGCCGCGCACGCTGCCGTTCGAGGTCAAGATGCTGGAGCGCCACCCGCGTGGCAGCCAGGCCTTCATCCCGCAGAACGACAAGCCGTATCTGGTGGTCGTGGCGCCGGCCGGCGAGCTGGACCCATCGAAATTGCGCGCGTTCGTCTCGCGCGGCTGGCAAGGCGTGAACTACGCGCGCGGCGTGTGGCATCACCCGTTGCTGGCGCTGGGCGAGGTGAGCGATTTCCTTGTCGTCGACCGCGGTGGCGAAGGCCACAACTGCGACGAGCAGGACCTGGCCGAGTCGGTATGGTTGACCGCCGAGGCCATGCAGGCCGCGCTGTAA
- the alc gene encoding allantoicase yields the protein MAMPTLDPNAPDFTRRYPNLADPRLGAEATFATDEFFAPKDRMLNPEPAVFIPGKYDDHGKWMDGWETRRRRNGGYDHCIVRLARPGVVKGVDIDTSHFTGNFPPAASIEAAYLPDGEPTDATQWTEIVPSTTLQGNSHAYVAVTSPQAFTHLRLNIFPDGGIARLRVYGQPQVDWKGADRTKLIDLAAMENGAYVVEANNEHFGPASRMLMPGRGVNMGDGWETRRRREPGNDWCVIALAHPGRIRKIEVDTAHFKGNFADRVSIQAARVVGGTDSSLKTQAMFWQTLLPEQKLQMDLQHYYEAEIADLGIVTHVRFNMFPDGGVSRLRLWGVLE from the coding sequence ATGGCGATGCCCACGCTCGATCCGAACGCGCCCGATTTCACGCGCCGATATCCGAACCTGGCGGACCCCCGCCTTGGCGCCGAGGCCACGTTCGCGACCGACGAATTCTTCGCGCCGAAAGATCGCATGCTCAATCCCGAGCCGGCGGTGTTCATCCCCGGCAAGTACGACGACCACGGCAAGTGGATGGATGGCTGGGAAACGCGCCGTCGCCGCAACGGGGGCTATGACCATTGCATCGTCCGCCTGGCCCGCCCGGGCGTCGTGAAGGGTGTGGATATCGACACGAGCCACTTCACGGGCAACTTCCCACCGGCCGCTTCCATCGAAGCCGCCTACCTGCCGGATGGCGAGCCGACCGATGCCACGCAGTGGACTGAGATCGTTCCGTCGACCACGCTGCAAGGCAACAGCCACGCCTATGTGGCCGTGACCAGCCCGCAGGCCTTCACGCATCTGCGACTGAACATCTTCCCGGACGGCGGCATCGCGCGCCTGCGGGTGTATGGCCAGCCGCAGGTCGACTGGAAGGGTGCGGACCGCACCAAGCTGATCGACCTGGCCGCCATGGAAAACGGCGCCTATGTGGTCGAAGCCAACAACGAGCACTTCGGGCCGGCCTCGCGCATGCTGATGCCGGGCCGTGGCGTGAACATGGGCGACGGTTGGGAAACGCGCCGCCGCCGCGAACCGGGCAACGACTGGTGCGTGATCGCCCTGGCCCACCCGGGCCGCATCCGCAAAATCGAAGTCGACACCGCGCACTTCAAGGGCAACTTCGCTGACCGCGTTTCCATCCAGGCCGCGCGCGTGGTGGGCGGCACCGACAGTTCTCTGAAGACGCAAGCGATGTTCTGGCAGACGCTGCTGCCCGAGCAGAAGCTGCAGATGGACCTGCAGCATTACTACGAAGCGGAAATCGCCGACCTCGGTATCGTGACGCACGTGCGCTTCAACATGTTCCCGGACGGCGGTGTGTCGCGTCTGCGCCTGTGGGGGGTGCTCGAATGA
- a CDS encoding C4-dicarboxylate transporter DctA, protein MQRFTRPLFGQVLIALAVGIALGIWAPEFAQKLQPLGDGFLKLIKMLIAPIVFSVVVVGICGAGELKKVGRVGGKAVIYFEIVTTIALALGIALAYLFGPGHGMNVDPKSLDPAAMASYMTTAKQVESTGVAAFFLKLIPDTFVSGFVKGDILQVLLVSILFGCSLSLLGERTKPLVNLIDQLSHVLFRMMAVIIRLAPLGVLGAVAFTVGKYGAGSLKQLGFLVLLFYAAVALFVFVVLGTILRMAGFNIFKLIRFLRAELLVVLGTASSDAVLPSIMNKLEKMGIKRSVVGLVIPTGYSFNLDAFSIYLTLAAVFIAQATNTPLALQDLLLILGVALVTSKGAHGIPGSAIVILAATLSVIPAIPAIGLVLVLSVDWFIGIARALGNLIGNCVATVVIAAWEKDIDRVRANAVLDGKIDITEEGEAIPHGLGVAAPAAHTLPHA, encoded by the coding sequence ATGCAACGCTTTACGCGCCCGTTGTTCGGGCAGGTTTTGATTGCCCTGGCGGTGGGCATCGCGCTGGGCATCTGGGCGCCCGAATTTGCGCAGAAGTTGCAGCCGCTCGGTGATGGCTTTCTGAAGTTGATCAAGATGTTGATCGCGCCGATCGTCTTCTCTGTCGTGGTGGTGGGGATTTGCGGCGCCGGCGAGCTGAAGAAGGTCGGGCGCGTGGGCGGCAAGGCCGTCATCTACTTTGAAATCGTCACGACGATTGCGTTGGCCCTGGGCATTGCGCTGGCCTATCTGTTCGGGCCCGGCCACGGCATGAATGTGGATCCGAAATCGCTCGATCCGGCGGCCATGGCGTCGTACATGACGACCGCCAAGCAGGTGGAATCGACTGGCGTTGCAGCGTTCTTCCTCAAGCTGATTCCCGATACGTTCGTCAGCGGCTTCGTGAAGGGCGACATCCTGCAGGTGCTGCTGGTGTCAATCCTGTTCGGCTGCTCGCTGTCGCTGCTGGGTGAGCGGACCAAGCCGCTGGTCAACCTGATCGATCAGCTCTCGCATGTGCTGTTCCGCATGATGGCCGTGATCATCCGGCTGGCACCGCTGGGCGTGCTGGGCGCGGTGGCCTTTACCGTCGGCAAGTACGGCGCGGGCTCGCTCAAGCAGCTTGGCTTCCTGGTACTGCTGTTCTACGCAGCCGTGGCGCTGTTTGTGTTCGTGGTGCTCGGCACCATCCTGCGCATGGCGGGTTTCAACATCTTCAAGCTGATCCGGTTCCTGCGCGCGGAACTGCTGGTGGTGCTGGGCACGGCATCGTCCGACGCGGTGCTGCCGTCCATCATGAACAAGCTTGAAAAGATGGGCATCAAGCGCTCCGTGGTCGGCCTTGTCATCCCGACCGGCTATTCGTTCAACCTCGATGCGTTTTCGATCTATCTGACGCTGGCCGCCGTATTCATCGCACAGGCGACCAACACGCCGCTGGCCCTGCAGGACCTGCTGTTGATCCTGGGCGTGGCGCTCGTCACCTCGAAGGGCGCGCACGGCATCCCGGGTTCTGCCATCGTCATTCTGGCGGCCACGCTGTCGGTCATTCCGGCCATTCCGGCCATCGGCCTGGTGCTGGTGCTCTCCGTCGACTGGTTCATCGGCATTGCCCGTGCGCTGGGCAACCTGATCGGCAACTGCGTCGCCACGGTGGTCATCGCGGCGTGGGAAAAAGACATCGACCGCGTGCGCGCCAATGCGGTGCTCGACGGCAAGATCGATATCACGGAAGAAGGCGAAGCGATTCCGCACGGCCTTGGCGTGGCGGCACCTGCAGCCCATACGCTGCCGCATGCCTGA
- a CDS encoding GntR family transcriptional regulator, producing the protein MTETTAADISSEGIADDIAQAIVAHRLPPGTKLREEALARVYHVSRTKIRAALLMLAKDKLIRMEPDRGAFVAKPDETEAREVFAVRRVLEVALVREFIAKATPADYKRLEKHLAEEHKVAASGDLSDVPRRNRLMADFHLLMADVVGNSVLKEMLYELSARSSVITMMYQSTYDAVRSSDEHTAFLEAAKRGDVEGAIALMEEHMAHTEASLKFESPGGRATDLVAALLA; encoded by the coding sequence ATGACTGAAACCACCGCCGCCGACATCTCCTCCGAAGGCATTGCCGATGACATCGCCCAGGCGATCGTCGCGCATCGGCTGCCGCCGGGCACCAAGCTGCGCGAAGAGGCGCTGGCGCGGGTCTACCACGTCAGCCGCACGAAGATTCGCGCGGCGCTGCTGATGCTGGCCAAGGACAAGCTGATCCGCATGGAGCCGGACCGCGGCGCCTTCGTCGCCAAACCCGACGAGACCGAGGCGCGCGAGGTCTTTGCAGTGCGCCGCGTGCTGGAGGTGGCGCTGGTGCGCGAGTTCATCGCGAAGGCGACGCCGGCCGATTACAAGCGGTTGGAAAAGCACCTGGCCGAAGAGCACAAGGTGGCGGCCAGCGGCGACTTGTCTGACGTCCCGCGCCGCAATCGCCTGATGGCCGACTTTCACCTGCTGATGGCCGACGTGGTCGGGAACAGCGTGCTCAAGGAAATGCTGTACGAGCTTTCCGCCCGCAGCTCAGTGATCACGATGATGTACCAGTCCACGTACGATGCCGTACGTTCGTCCGATGAACACACCGCTTTCCTGGAAGCCGCCAAGCGCGGTGATGTGGAAGGCGCCATCGCCCTGATGGAAGAGCACATGGCGCACACCGAGGCGTCACTCAAGTTCGAATCGCCGGGCGGCCGGGCGACGGATCTCGTAGCCGCCCTCCTCGCCTGA
- a CDS encoding IMPACT family protein yields MPTYTLRAPVSAELDIKKSRFIGLAVPVEDRAAAMDVIARLRAEHPAATHVCWALLAGGQSGMSDDGEPSGTAGRPILEVLRHHDLDATLGAVVRYFGGVKLGAGGLVRAYTDAIATALMHAERVERIASTTLTLATDYADEARIRRWIDDGAYTLVDAAYDAGVTLTVRLPVTDEAAARNTLRDLTQGRVAIS; encoded by the coding sequence GTGCCGACTTACACGCTGCGGGCGCCGGTTTCGGCCGAGCTGGACATCAAGAAAAGCCGCTTTATCGGATTGGCCGTTCCGGTGGAAGACCGGGCCGCCGCCATGGACGTCATTGCACGCCTGCGCGCGGAGCACCCCGCTGCCACTCACGTCTGCTGGGCGCTCCTTGCGGGCGGCCAGTCCGGCATGTCCGATGACGGCGAGCCCTCCGGCACCGCCGGTCGCCCCATCCTGGAAGTGCTGCGCCATCACGATCTGGACGCCACGCTGGGCGCCGTGGTGCGCTACTTCGGCGGGGTCAAGCTCGGCGCGGGCGGCCTTGTGCGCGCCTACACCGATGCCATTGCCACTGCGCTCATGCACGCCGAACGCGTGGAGCGCATCGCCAGCACCACGCTGACCCTCGCCACCGATTACGCCGATGAGGCGCGCATCCGCCGCTGGATCGACGATGGCGCCTACACGCTCGTCGATGCTGCGTACGATGCGGGCGTCACGCTGACGGTGCGGTTGCCGGTGACGGACGAGGCGGCTGCACGGAACACGCTGCGCGATCTGACGCAAGGGCGTGTGGCGATTAGCTAG
- a CDS encoding LysR family transcriptional regulator — MDKLKQIEAFIAVVEHGSMAAAALTQDVTPVMIGRRINALEARLGVKLLHRSTRRIAVTEQGAVFMEQCKKALGELDRAELLVAEGRHKATGHLIVSAPAAFGRKHVAPHAPDFLRANPDVRISFNLTDRVVDLVREGYDVGIRIGGAIDPNFVAIRLASNKRVVCGTPAYFSKHGVPRTLDDLARHNCLAFNLQGGQQRGWYFQQNGKAVTVKVNGNLDCNDGELLHRWMGEGLGLGWRSTWEIQPELESGALMTVLGDYALPDYDILAVYPQQRPVPAKIRFFIEHLKTVYGQAGYWSRTG, encoded by the coding sequence ATGGACAAGCTCAAGCAGATCGAAGCGTTCATCGCCGTGGTGGAACACGGCAGCATGGCCGCTGCCGCGCTCACGCAGGACGTGACGCCCGTCATGATCGGACGCCGCATCAACGCGCTGGAAGCCCGCCTGGGCGTGAAGCTGCTGCACCGGTCGACGCGCCGCATTGCGGTGACGGAGCAAGGCGCGGTCTTCATGGAACAGTGCAAGAAGGCGCTGGGCGAGCTGGACCGCGCGGAGCTGCTGGTTGCGGAAGGCCGCCACAAGGCGACCGGGCACCTGATCGTTTCGGCGCCGGCCGCCTTTGGCCGCAAGCACGTTGCACCGCATGCGCCGGACTTTCTGCGTGCCAACCCCGACGTGCGCATTTCGTTCAACCTGACCGACCGGGTGGTCGACCTCGTGCGCGAAGGCTACGACGTAGGCATCCGTATTGGCGGCGCGATCGATCCGAACTTCGTGGCGATTCGCCTGGCGTCGAACAAGCGCGTCGTGTGCGGCACGCCCGCGTACTTCTCCAAGCACGGCGTGCCTCGCACGCTGGATGATCTCGCGCGCCACAATTGCCTCGCCTTCAACCTGCAGGGCGGCCAGCAGCGCGGCTGGTATTTCCAGCAGAACGGCAAGGCCGTCACCGTAAAGGTGAACGGAAACCTCGACTGCAACGATGGTGAACTGCTGCACCGCTGGATGGGCGAAGGCCTCGGCCTGGGCTGGCGCTCAACGTGGGAGATCCAGCCCGAGCTGGAATCCGGGGCGCTGATGACGGTGCTGGGCGACTACGCGCTGCCCGACTACGACATCCTCGCCGTGTACCCGCAGCAGCGGCCGGTGCCGGCAAAGATCCGGTTCTTTATCGAGCATCTGAAGACCGTGTACGGGCAGGCGGGGTATTGGTCGCGAACGGGTTGA
- the gcl gene encoding glyoxylate carboligase, with protein sequence MPKMRAIDAAVAVMEKEGITTAFGVPGAAINPLYSALRKAGNIDHVLARHVEGASHMAEGYTRAEPGNIGVCIGTSGPAGTDMITGLYSAWADSIPILCITGQAPRARLYKEDFQAVDIESIAKPVTKWAVTVREPALVPRVFQQAFHLMRSGRPGPVLIDLPFDVQVAEIEFDPDTYSPLPVYKPAATRAQAERAIEMLCQAERPLLVCGGGVINADAAKLMVEFAELVNVPVVPTLMGWGVLADDHPLNAGMVGLQTSHRYGNATLLASDFVFGIGNRWANRHTGSVDVYTKGRKFIHVDIEPTQIGRVFGPDLGIVSDAKAALEKFIEVARELKAAGKLPCRKSWNADVQKRKRTMLRRSDFDNVPIKPQRVYREMNQYFPQKGENSVRYVSTIGLSQIAAAQFLSVNQPRHWINCGQAGPLGWTIPAAIGVKVASPNSDVVAISGDYDFQFMIEEMAVAAQFKVPYIHVVVNNSYLGLIRQAQRNFDMDYCVQLAFDNVNAPELNGYGVDHVKVVEGLGCKAIRVFKPEDIEPAFAQARLLMAEFSVPVMVEVILERVTNIAMGTEIDNVVEFEDVLDLEDTLTEAEGVTA encoded by the coding sequence ATGCCGAAGATGAGAGCGATTGATGCCGCAGTTGCGGTGATGGAAAAAGAAGGCATCACCACCGCCTTCGGCGTGCCCGGTGCCGCCATCAACCCGTTGTACTCGGCCCTGCGCAAGGCTGGCAACATTGACCACGTGCTGGCCCGCCACGTTGAAGGCGCCTCGCACATGGCCGAGGGCTACACGCGTGCCGAACCCGGCAACATCGGTGTATGCATCGGCACGTCGGGCCCTGCAGGCACCGACATGATCACCGGCCTGTACTCGGCCTGGGCAGACTCGATTCCCATCCTGTGCATCACCGGCCAGGCCCCCCGCGCCCGCCTCTACAAGGAAGACTTCCAGGCCGTCGACATCGAGTCGATCGCCAAGCCGGTCACCAAGTGGGCCGTCACCGTGCGTGAGCCGGCGCTGGTGCCGCGCGTGTTCCAGCAGGCGTTCCACCTGATGCGCTCGGGTCGTCCGGGCCCGGTGCTGATCGACCTGCCGTTCGACGTGCAAGTCGCCGAGATTGAATTTGACCCCGACACGTACAGCCCGCTGCCGGTCTACAAGCCCGCGGCCACGCGTGCCCAAGCCGAGCGTGCCATCGAGATGCTGTGCCAGGCCGAGCGCCCGCTGCTGGTGTGCGGCGGCGGCGTGATCAACGCCGATGCGGCCAAGCTGATGGTCGAGTTTGCCGAGCTGGTGAACGTGCCCGTCGTCCCGACCCTGATGGGCTGGGGCGTGCTCGCCGACGACCACCCGCTCAACGCCGGCATGGTCGGCCTGCAGACGTCGCACCGCTACGGCAACGCCACGCTGCTGGCTTCGGACTTCGTGTTCGGCATCGGCAACCGCTGGGCCAATCGTCACACGGGCAGCGTCGACGTCTACACCAAGGGCCGCAAGTTCATTCACGTCGATATCGAACCGACCCAGATCGGCCGCGTGTTCGGCCCGGACCTGGGCATCGTCTCGGACGCCAAGGCGGCACTGGAGAAGTTCATTGAAGTCGCGCGTGAGCTGAAGGCCGCCGGCAAGCTGCCGTGCCGCAAGAGTTGGAACGCCGACGTTCAGAAGCGCAAGCGCACGATGCTGCGTCGTTCGGACTTCGACAACGTGCCCATCAAGCCGCAGCGCGTGTACCGCGAGATGAACCAGTACTTCCCGCAGAAGGGGGAAAACTCGGTGCGTTACGTGAGCACGATCGGCCTGTCGCAGATCGCTGCCGCGCAGTTCCTGTCGGTCAACCAGCCGCGCCACTGGATCAACTGCGGCCAGGCAGGCCCGCTGGGCTGGACCATTCCCGCCGCCATCGGCGTGAAGGTGGCTTCGCCCAACAGCGACGTGGTCGCCATCTCGGGTGACTACGACTTCCAGTTCATGATCGAAGAGATGGCGGTGGCCGCGCAGTTCAAGGTGCCGTACATCCACGTGGTGGTGAACAACTCGTACCTGGGCCTGATCCGCCAGGCACAGCGCAACTTCGACATGGACTACTGCGTCCAGCTCGCCTTCGACAACGTCAATGCGCCCGAGCTGAACGGCTACGGCGTCGACCACGTGAAGGTGGTCGAAGGCCTGGGTTGCAAGGCGATCCGCGTATTCAAGCCCGAAGACATCGAACCCGCCTTTGCGCAGGCCCGCCTGCTGATGGCCGAGTTCTCGGTGCCGGTGATGGTGGAGGTGATTCTCGAGCGCGTGACCAACATCGCGATGGGCACCGAGATCGACAACGTGGTCGAGTTTGAAGATGTGCTCGACCTGGAAGACACCCTCACGGAAGCCGAAGGCGTCACCGCATAA
- the hyi gene encoding hydroxypyruvate isomerase, whose translation MTKLAANLTMLFNEQAFLDRFEAAARAGFRGVEFLFPYAFHADQIADRLNRFQLDLVLHNLPAGNWDGGERGIAILPDRVGEFQDGVGDAIKYAKVLGVKQLNCLVGIRPEGVSEDAARKTLVDNLKFAAKALKAEKIDLLIEPINTFDIPGFYLNRTQQALDLITDVDASNLYVQYDIYHMQRMEGEVANTLKRHLDKIKHVQLADNPGRNEPGTGEINYQFLFRWLDEIGYTGWVGCEYKPKAGTVEGLGWRAAHNVA comes from the coding sequence ATGACAAAGCTGGCAGCCAACCTGACCATGCTCTTCAACGAGCAGGCCTTCCTTGACCGCTTCGAAGCCGCCGCCCGTGCGGGCTTCCGCGGCGTGGAGTTCCTGTTTCCCTACGCGTTCCACGCCGACCAGATTGCCGATCGCCTGAACCGCTTCCAGCTCGACCTGGTCCTGCACAACCTGCCGGCCGGCAACTGGGACGGCGGCGAGCGCGGCATCGCCATCCTGCCGGACCGCGTGGGCGAGTTTCAAGACGGCGTGGGCGATGCCATCAAGTACGCCAAGGTTCTCGGCGTGAAACAGCTCAATTGCCTGGTGGGCATTCGCCCCGAAGGCGTGAGCGAAGACGCCGCACGCAAGACGCTGGTGGACAACCTCAAGTTTGCGGCGAAGGCACTGAAGGCCGAGAAGATCGATCTGCTGATCGAGCCGATCAACACGTTTGATATTCCCGGCTTCTATCTGAACCGCACGCAACAGGCGCTGGATCTGATTACAGACGTGGATGCGTCCAACCTGTACGTGCAGTACGACATCTATCACATGCAACGGATGGAAGGCGAAGTGGCGAACACGCTGAAGCGCCATCTGGACAAGATCAAGCATGTGCAGTTGGCGGACAACCCTGGGCGCAATGAGCCGGGGACTGGGGAGATCAACTATCAGTTCTTGTTCCGTTGGTTGGATGAGATTGGGTACACGGGGTGGGTTGGGTGTGAGTACAAGCCCAAGGCAGGGACCGTTGAAGGCCTTGGCTGGCGGGCTGCTCACAACGTTGCTTGA